The stretch of DNA ATGTAACCGAACGAGGTAAGATTTTACCACGGAGAATTTCCGGTACTTGTGCCATTCATCAACGACAATTGACTCAAAGCATTAAAAAAGCTCGACATATGGCATTACTGCCTTATACTGTAGAGTAAATGGATTGCAGCCGATACAGTCGGCTGCTTTTTTGATTTGCGAGGCCTGTGCCAAGCCTCATCC from Isachenkonia alkalipeptolytica encodes:
- the rpsR gene encoding 30S ribosomal protein S18; this encodes MVNNRRKRKPRKKICNFCANKVEQIDYKDIQTLKKHVTERGKILPRRISGTCAIHQRQLTQSIKKARHMALLPYTVE